CCAAGTACATCGAGGACACCCACGCGTTCTTCGACAAGTACGGCCCGCGCGCACTGGTGCTGGCCCGGTTCGTGCCGATCGTGCGCACCTTCATCACCGTCACCGCCGGCGCCGGCCGGATGGATCCCCGCAAGTTCTTCTTCTGGACCGGCATCGGCGCCGTCCTGTGGGGCACCGGCGTCACCCTGCTCGGCCACGCACTCGGCCGGATCAAGTTCATCCACGAGAACCTCGAGTCGGCCCTGATCCTGCTGGTCCTCATCTCGATCATCCCGATGGTCGTCGAGTACGTCCTGGCCAAACGCCGCGCGAAGGCCCACGACAACGGCGCCGGCCACGACGACCGCTACGACACCGAAGCCGAGCGCACCGCGGTGATGGAGAAGATCAACAACGAGTGACTTCCCCTAGCGGGGCACTGTGCTCAATGGGCGAAGGGGAAGTGCGGGTCGGACCAGACGTAGTCCGTGCTCAGGCTGATCAGGGCGGCTACGGCGACCTCGCCGTACGGTAGTGGCCCGATCACCTGGCCGGAGCCGAGTGAGCAGGCCACTCGGATTCGGTCCACCGCCTGGTACCAGACCAGCGCCCCCCGTGGCGCCGCGCCCTCGCGGAGGAGGGCGTGGTGATCGAGCCACTGCAACGCGTCGGCGGAGTCGTGCCAACCGCTGTCGTTGGCGTAGCCGAAG
The Kribbella italica DNA segment above includes these coding regions:
- a CDS encoding DedA family protein, whose protein sequence is MLIQMAMLMPNWMDPEFLLNWLGDWALWGTAAVIFIECGLLFPILPGDSLLFAVGLFVALGTIDVPLWLACVVLTIAAFLGNVSGYYIGRALGTTLFKNPNAKFLKPKYIEDTHAFFDKYGPRALVLARFVPIVRTFITVTAGAGRMDPRKFFFWTGIGAVLWGTGVTLLGHALGRIKFIHENLESALILLVLISIIPMVVEYVLAKRRAKAHDNGAGHDDRYDTEAERTAVMEKINNE